GCGTCGCCCGTGGTTTCTTCAGTGGTGTCTACCAGCAGCTTGAAATTCCTCGCCAGCGGCAGCTTCTCTTCCTTGATGATCTTCATGGCGTAGAGCGCCACCACAATGCCGTTCTTGTCATCCTCGGTGCCCCGGCCATACATGCGGTCGCCGACCAGGGTGACCTTGAACGGATCGAGTCGGGTGCCGTCTTTCAGAACCCAGTTCTCTGGCGTCACGGGCACCACATCGGCATGCGCGTGGATGCCTACGACTTCATCGCCGTTGCCTGCGAGGGAGATTTCATAGACGCGGTTATCGATATTGCGAAAGTTCAGATTGAAGGCCTGGGCAAGGCCCTTGAGCTTGTCGGCGATCTTGATGAATTCGGGATTGTCGTGCTGGGCAACACCGTCCACGCGGAAGGTCGGGATTGCCACCAGCTCGCGCAGGGTTTCGGTGGCCGCGTTGCCGTATTTCACCCGTGCATAGAGGCCCAGCAGGCGATGAATCTCGTTCTGCTGTTCAGGGGAAAGCGTCTTGTTGCTCTGGAACGCACTGATTGCAGGGCCGAGGTCGTTGGTTTTGGCAAGGTCACTCTTGGCCAGGCGTCCCAGGAACTGCCTGAAATCGGTTACCGATGCGTCACTGAAGGTCTTGAGAATGGTCGCGCTCTGTTGCGGGGTGATGTTGGCGTGCGCTGAGGTGGTGATCGACGAAAGGCTGGCCAGTATCAGGGTTGTAGTGGCCAGGTGTTTGAATGAGAAATCCATTGTTGGGGCATTCCTTTGCAGGCAGTTTGTGAGAAATATCTGGTCGATGAGTCAGAAACTTTTCCAAACTAACACCACGAGGGAGTGGTACGGGAGTCCCGGAAGCAGGATCTGTCGCACAGAAATGCAAAAACGACGCAGAAACGAAAAAAAACCGGGAAGCGAGCATTTTCGTAGGAGCCAGGCTTGCCTTAATGCCAGTCAGTTAAGCGAAATCCCTGTGGGAGCGGGCTTGCCCGCGATGACGGCAGCACATTCACCATTGATGCGTCAGGCAGGTCGCTATCGCGGGCAAGCCACGCTCCCACAGGTTCCGCAGCTTAACTGACTGGCATTAAGGCAAGCCTGGCTCCTGCGAAAAGAATCAGGAAGGTTCTCTGGGGTTTCAGGTGTCCAGAGGCACCTACCAACGCAACTCGAAGGCATTTTCCGCACCCGGCTGGAGGCTGCTGCCCAAACGTGCGCACTCGCGAGAAAGGGTGTCGTGCAGCCATTGACGGTCATCCCCTTCGGCGTGACAGATGCGAAAGCGACAGAGGCGGGTGGGTATCAGGTCCAGCGATCGCAGGTGTCCACCCGAGCCCAACGAGGCAAAGTACAGAAGCCCAAGGTCGCCGCGAAAGTCTGTGTGGCCCTCGATGCCTTCGTAATCGTTCAGCAGATCACCGCAGCCATAGAGAATCAGGTGTTCGCGGTACACCTCGATGCCCTTGATGTGGTGCGAGGAATGCCCGTGCACCAAGTCAACTCCTGCCTCGTCGATCAAGGCATGGGCGAACCGGATCTGCTCCCGTGGAATATCGAACCCCCAATTGCCGCCCCAGTGAATGGAGGCGACCACCAGATCATCCGGTTTTTTGCTCTCGAGAATCCGTTCGGCCACAGGGCGCAGGCTTTGCATAGTCAGATCTTCCAGCCGCGCCACGCCCGCGCGCTTATCCGTGGCGGCCCAGTCCTGCTCAATGCCGCTGTCGGGGGCGCCGAGGCCAAACACCAGCAAGCGCCGCCCGCCAGGCTGTGGCAGCACGGCGGGCGCTTCGGCAGATTGTCGGTTGTGCCCGGCGCCGGCGCTGCACATGCCGTTGCTCGACAAGGTATCCAGCGTATCGGCCAGGCCGGCTGCTCCCCAGTCCAGCACATGGTTGTTGGCCAGCACGCAGCAGTCGATGCCGGCTGCGCTGATGGCCGGGAAGTTCTCCGGGCTCATGCGGTAATTGATGCCTTTGGGCTCCGGACATCCACGGCGGGACACCGCCGTTTCCAGATTGATGATGCGTGCGTGTGGCTGGCGAAGTTCAAGCTCATCCAGCGCAGCGCCCCAGATATAGGTGAAATCGACGGGGAGGGGAATCGGGCCGTTGAGTCTTTCTGCCAGCCGGACGTAAACGCCGGCATTCTTGACGTAGTCTTCGTAAAGCTGCGGATCGCCAGGATGCGGCAGTACTGAGTCAATGCCGCGGGCGGTCATGACATCGCCGGCGAGAAACAGCTTCAGTGTGTCGGTAACAGTCGCCATGGCACCCTCCAGGATCAGGAGTAAGCATCTGTTTTAAAACAAATATATTTTTGTGTTGGGCTTCCCAGACGAAGCGAAAGTTGATAAATTTCCGCGCGTTCTTGCAGAGCTCCTTACAAGGAGAGCCCCTTACAGGGGTTGTCGCGCAAGGACGCAGCATCTCGATGTTGCCCGCCTGAAAACTCAGTGCCGGGCACTCGCAGCAACAGATACAGGGGCGTCGCCAAGCGGTAAGGCAGCAGGTTTTGATCCTGCCATGCGTTGGTTCGAATCCAGCCGCCCCTGCCATTTTCCTTACACTCATCCAAGTATGGCTCCGCCGGCAGGTAGTGCGGGAGTCCGGGATGATTGTCTTTACAGAAAACGCCAACTCTGATCCGGGTTGGCGTTTTTTTATGTCTGTAAAACCCTCTTGGCAAAACCTTTAGCATTCAGCTGTCGTGCCAACACAACGAGCGCGGCGCCATAGCGGCGCGCTCGCCAGTCATTCAGTGCGGCGCGCGAGGGAGGGTCTTGAGCAGGTCTTCAGGGCTGATGTGGCCGACGACTTGCTGCACCACGCTGCCCGGTTGCGGCAGGTCAAGGATGTGCCCCTTCATCTTGCCGATCACGTGCATCTCGCAAGGCTTGCAGTCGAACTTCAGCGTCAGCACCTCGTCACCGTGCACCAGTTGCATCGGCGCGACCTTGGTGCGCACGCCGGTGACGCCCTTGGCCTGTTTGGGGCAGAGGTTGAAGGAGAAACGCAGGCAGTGCTTGGTGATCATCACCGGCACCTCGCCGGTCTCTTCGTGAGCCTCATAGGCCGCGTCGATCAGCTTGACGCCGTGACGGTGATAGAAGTCGCGGGCTTTCTCGTTATAAACGTTGGCCAAAAATGACAGGTGCGATTCCGGGTACACCGGCGGCGGCTCGGTCTCGGCCTTGCGACCACCCCGTGGGTGGGCTTTGATGCGGGCCGCGGTCAGCGCTTCGATGACTTCGCGGCGCAAGGCCTTGAGCTGCGAGTTGGGGATGAAATATGCCTGCGGTGCATCCAGCTCGATAGCCGTGGCGTGGTACTGAGTGGTACCCAGTTGGCCGAGCAGGTCATGCAATTGCTCCAGGGCCTGTTCCGGCTTGTTGGCCAGACCGAACGGACCGTCCAGGGCAATACTGATGCTGACACCTTCCTCGCTGGTGGCGGTCAGCTCCAGGCGATCCTCACGCAGGCGAGCGACCCAGGCAAGACCCACCCGGCGTTCGGCGGAGGTCTTGAGCAGGGCCTGCTGCCAGTTGTGGTCGAGGTTGCGGCTCAGCGGGTGATTCGGCCGCAACTGATGCAGCCCCTGCGGCATTTCGTTGGGCTCGACGCGGTAGCGGTAGCGCTTTTCACCGTCCTCTTCGAACTCGCCCTTGGGCTCGGCAATGTTGGTACGCCAGCCCACCACTTCGCGCTTGACCAGCACATTAAGGCCGTCGCCGTTGGACAGCGGTTCGTGGGTGACCACCAGCAGGTCGCGCTTGCCGACTTTCTCCACCACGCCCACCGGCAGGCCGGTGAAGGTGGGTGTGTCGAAGGCGCCGATATCGATCTTGCGGTCGCTGACGAAGTAGTCGGTGCTGCCGCGGTGGAAGGTCTTGTCCGGATCGGGCACGAAGAAGTGCGCGGTGCGGCCGCTGGACGCTCGGGCCAGGTCCGGGCGGTCTTCGAGGACGTCGTCCAGGCGCTGGCGATACCAGGCGGTGATGTTCTTCACATAGCCCATGTCCTTGTAGCGCCCCTCGATCTTGAACGAGCGCACGCCGGCTTCCACCAGAGCGCGGATGTTGGCGCTCTGGTTGTTGTCCTTCATCGACAGCAGATGTTTTTCGTAAGCGATCACACCGCCTTTTTCGTCCTTGAGGGTGTACGGCAGGCGGCAAGCCTGGGAGCAATCGCCACGGTTGGCGCTACGGCCGGTCTGCGCGTGGGAGATGTTGCACTGGCCGGAGAACGCCACGCACAACGCGCCATGGATGAAAAATTCGATGGCCGCATCGGTCTCGTCGGCGATGGCGCGGATCTCTTGGAGATTCAGCTCGCGGGCCAGTACCAGTTGGGAGAAGCCGGCCTGGTCGAGGAACTTCGCCCGTGCCAGGGTGCGGATGTCGGTCTGGGTGCTGGCGTGCAGCTCGATCGGTGGGATGTCCAGCTCCATCACGCCCAGGTCCTGGACGATCAGCGCATCGACGCCGGCGTCGTACAACTGGTGGATCAGCTTGCGGGCCGGCTCCAGCTCGTTGTCGTGCAGGATCGTGTTGATGGTGGTGAACACCCGGGCGTGGTAGCGACGGGCGAATTCCACCAATTGGGCGATATCGCTCACCTCGTTACAGGCGTTATGGCGGGCGCCGAAGCTTGGCCCCCCGATGTACACGGCGTCGGCGCCATGCAGGATGGCCTCGCGGGCGATGGCCACGTCGCGGGCGGGGCTGAGCAGTTCCAGATGATGTTTGGGTAGGGACATGTTTTTTTAGTCTGGCTTGTCACGGTCAAAGTGCGCATTGTAGCGGCGAAACGTTTGACCGGCACCCGTATGCTGCCCGATGGCGAGCGGGGCCGCAGGATGAAGCTGTGGCTAGCCCCTGCCAGGCATGTCGATGTCATGTTGATGCACCCGTCGATACAGCGTCGCCCGGGAAATGCCCAAAGCCTTGGCTGCGGCGGTGGGTTTCCAGCGATGACGCACGAGCGCATCGATGAGTGCCTGGCGTTCCGGGCTGGCGCAGCGTTCCACGGTGTCAGCTGAAGCCGGATCACTGTGTCGATGGCCGAGCAGTTGCTCAGGCAAGTCACTCAACAGAATCAAATGGGTCTCGCACACCGCGCAGGCGTAACGCAAAACGTGCCGCAGTTCGCGCACATTGCCCGGCCAGCGATAGCCGAGCAGGCATTCCAGTGCGGCGCTGCCCAATTGCATCGCTATCGCGCAGGCCGGCGATTCTTCTTCGAGTATCCGGTTGATCAAGGCCAGTCGATCACTGCGTTCGCGCAACGGCGGCAATTGGAACCGCGCGCCACTGAGGCGAAAGTACAGGTCCTCGCGAAATTCGCCAGAGGTCACCCGTGCTTCCAGATCGCGGTGGCTCGCGCAGACGACCTGAATGTCTATCGCTTTGCTTCGTGACGCTCCCAGGGGCGCCACTTCGCCCTCGGCTAAAACCCGCAGTAGCCGAGTTTGCAGGGACAGAGGCATATCACCGATTTCATCGAGAAACAGAGTGCCGCCATCGGCCTGTTCCAGCAGACCTCGCATACCTTTATTCGATGCACCGGTGAAGGCACCAGCCACATAACCGAACAGCTCGCTTTCGATCAGGTTTTCGGGAATCGCTGCGCAGTTCACCGCGATAAAAGGCCGCTCACGGCGCAGACTGGCCTGATGCAACTGGCGGGCGAAGACTTCCTTGCCAGAGCCGGTTTCGCCCTGGATCAGCACCGGCAAATTACGGTCTTTGACGCGCACCGCAAGGCGCAGGCTTTCTTCCAGTCGCGGGTCGAGTTCGGCGGGTGATAGCACCCGGCGCGCAGGGTTGCGTTTGACCCGCCGTGGCGCGCTGAGTCGTCCATGCAAGGCATGGCGACCACCCTGGCCGTGAAGCAGGCAGAGCGATTCGTCCCTGGCCCGATGCAATAACTGTTGATCGAATATTTGGTCGATGTGTTCCGGCAATTGGCCAAAGCTTTGTAACAGCCACTGCCGCGCAGCAGGGTTCAGCGCCTGCAGTCGTCCGTCATCATCCCAGGCGAGCAGGTAATCGGGTTGGCTGTCGACGTAGCCCGGGCTGTTGTGAGCCCGCAGGACCCAGTAACCCTGGGCACTGCTCATGAAAAATGCCTGTTCTATTTCCCGCGCGCTCTGCACCACCATCTGCCGGATCAGGTGTTGCGAACGGCGGTCGTCCGGAGAACGCACCGCGGACACATCAAGCACCCCAAGCAGTTCGCCCCGAGGGTCGAAGACCGGAGCGGCAGAGCAGGTGAGCCCGATAAAAGCGGCGCGGAAATGATCTCGCTTATGCACCGTGACCGGCGTTCGTGCAGTCAGTACCGCGGCCACGCCGCAGGTGCCTTCCTCGCCTTCTGACCAGCAAGTGCCCAGGTACAGGCCGGCTTTGCGGCAGTCATTACGGATAGATGTTTCCACGCGATAGTCGATGGTCTGGCCCTGGGCATCGGTGAGCAACACGCAGTAGTCGGCATCGCGCACGCGACCGTGGAGGCGGGCGACTTCTTCACTGGCGATGCGCAGGAACAGTTCGGAGCGTTCTCGACACTCCTGCAGCACGTTCTGCGAAAGGATCCGTGGCCCTTGTAATGAGCCGGGGTCCAGGTGGTGTTGTTCCATGGAGCGGCGCCAGGAATCCAATATCAAGTCTGGCACTGGCAGTTGCGGCAGGTGCGCTGCGTTCTTCAAAACACGGCTGACGCAA
The Pseudomonas lini DNA segment above includes these coding regions:
- a CDS encoding CapA family protein, which codes for MATVTDTLKLFLAGDVMTARGIDSVLPHPGDPQLYEDYVKNAGVYVRLAERLNGPIPLPVDFTYIWGAALDELELRQPHARIINLETAVSRRGCPEPKGINYRMSPENFPAISAAGIDCCVLANNHVLDWGAAGLADTLDTLSSNGMCSAGAGHNRQSAEAPAVLPQPGGRRLLVFGLGAPDSGIEQDWAATDKRAGVARLEDLTMQSLRPVAERILESKKPDDLVVASIHWGGNWGFDIPREQIRFAHALIDEAGVDLVHGHSSHHIKGIEVYREHLILYGCGDLLNDYEGIEGHTDFRGDLGLLYFASLGSGGHLRSLDLIPTRLCRFRICHAEGDDRQWLHDTLSRECARLGSSLQPGAENAFELRW
- a CDS encoding U32 family peptidase, with amino-acid sequence MSLPKHHLELLSPARDVAIAREAILHGADAVYIGGPSFGARHNACNEVSDIAQLVEFARRYHARVFTTINTILHDNELEPARKLIHQLYDAGVDALIVQDLGVMELDIPPIELHASTQTDIRTLARAKFLDQAGFSQLVLARELNLQEIRAIADETDAAIEFFIHGALCVAFSGQCNISHAQTGRSANRGDCSQACRLPYTLKDEKGGVIAYEKHLLSMKDNNQSANIRALVEAGVRSFKIEGRYKDMGYVKNITAWYRQRLDDVLEDRPDLARASSGRTAHFFVPDPDKTFHRGSTDYFVSDRKIDIGAFDTPTFTGLPVGVVEKVGKRDLLVVTHEPLSNGDGLNVLVKREVVGWRTNIAEPKGEFEEDGEKRYRYRVEPNEMPQGLHQLRPNHPLSRNLDHNWQQALLKTSAERRVGLAWVARLREDRLELTATSEEGVSISIALDGPFGLANKPEQALEQLHDLLGQLGTTQYHATAIELDAPQAYFIPNSQLKALRREVIEALTAARIKAHPRGGRKAETEPPPVYPESHLSFLANVYNEKARDFYHRHGVKLIDAAYEAHEETGEVPVMITKHCLRFSFNLCPKQAKGVTGVRTKVAPMQLVHGDEVLTLKFDCKPCEMHVIGKMKGHILDLPQPGSVVQQVVGHISPEDLLKTLPRAPH
- a CDS encoding sigma-54-dependent Fis family transcriptional regulator, encoding MLSAHSKAHVDCVSRVLKNAAHLPQLPVPDLILDSWRRSMEQHHLDPGSLQGPRILSQNVLQECRERSELFLRIASEEVARLHGRVRDADYCVLLTDAQGQTIDYRVETSIRNDCRKAGLYLGTCWSEGEEGTCGVAAVLTARTPVTVHKRDHFRAAFIGLTCSAAPVFDPRGELLGVLDVSAVRSPDDRRSQHLIRQMVVQSAREIEQAFFMSSAQGYWVLRAHNSPGYVDSQPDYLLAWDDDGRLQALNPAARQWLLQSFGQLPEHIDQIFDQQLLHRARDESLCLLHGQGGRHALHGRLSAPRRVKRNPARRVLSPAELDPRLEESLRLAVRVKDRNLPVLIQGETGSGKEVFARQLHQASLRRERPFIAVNCAAIPENLIESELFGYVAGAFTGASNKGMRGLLEQADGGTLFLDEIGDMPLSLQTRLLRVLAEGEVAPLGASRSKAIDIQVVCASHRDLEARVTSGEFREDLYFRLSGARFQLPPLRERSDRLALINRILEEESPACAIAMQLGSAALECLLGYRWPGNVRELRHVLRYACAVCETHLILLSDLPEQLLGHRHSDPASADTVERCASPERQALIDALVRHRWKPTAAAKALGISRATLYRRVHQHDIDMPGRG